In Hahella sp. KA22, one genomic interval encodes:
- a CDS encoding sugar phosphate nucleotidyltransferase yields MRIYNPDNIVNDSIVTKTHPKRDNHWAIVLAGGDGKFMKQNTLHWFGHERPEQFCCFNGNKTLLDQAWERAERLVFRKNIITTTLVSQKKYFDEYLEGNSPGSILYQPVNCGTAPSIMVSLAHILAQDENASIIVLPSDHYIHQENAFSLLARRTLDLTERYEDKVILFGAEATWGNPDYGWLETSSRSDHDPLMEGEIHELSQVLAIHTRPTSSLVHRLYRRNALWNTSIIACKAKTLWRLCSKYLTGLYERCEHIHKVISHFSRYKEGSDYITTAISHAYYHLSKSDMYRSFLRCAVSDCLSVRMTNLDWVDWGRPERIIETIQKYRLEPSFDLNIGLSQASSS; encoded by the coding sequence ATGCGTATTTATAATCCGGATAACATCGTAAATGATTCTATCGTCACGAAAACTCATCCCAAAAGAGACAATCATTGGGCAATTGTTTTAGCCGGCGGCGACGGCAAATTCATGAAGCAAAATACCCTTCACTGGTTTGGGCATGAGCGGCCAGAGCAATTCTGCTGCTTCAACGGAAATAAGACATTGTTGGACCAGGCATGGGAAAGAGCGGAGCGACTCGTTTTCAGGAAAAACATTATCACCACTACTTTGGTCAGCCAGAAAAAATACTTTGATGAATACCTTGAAGGGAACTCACCTGGAAGCATTTTGTATCAGCCGGTAAACTGCGGCACCGCGCCTTCCATCATGGTTTCGCTGGCCCATATTCTGGCGCAGGATGAGAACGCGTCAATTATCGTTCTTCCCTCCGATCATTACATTCACCAGGAAAACGCCTTCTCTTTGCTCGCCAGACGCACACTGGATTTAACTGAGCGGTACGAGGACAAGGTGATTCTATTTGGCGCGGAAGCCACCTGGGGCAACCCGGATTATGGCTGGCTTGAAACATCCAGTCGGTCTGATCATGACCCGCTCATGGAAGGTGAAATACATGAGCTGTCTCAAGTGCTCGCCATTCACACTCGTCCAACATCCTCGCTGGTGCATCGACTATACCGGCGCAATGCGCTTTGGAATACATCCATCATTGCCTGTAAAGCGAAAACATTATGGCGATTATGCTCAAAATATCTAACCGGGTTATATGAACGCTGCGAACATATTCATAAAGTAATCAGCCACTTTAGTAGATATAAAGAAGGTAGCGATTACATAACAACAGCTATTTCTCACGCCTATTATCATCTTTCCAAGAGCGACATGTATCGAAGCTTTTTGAGATGCGCAGTCTCTGACTGTTTATCTGTACGCATGACCAATCTTGACTGGGTTGACTGGGGACGCCCGGAGCGAATCATAGAAACAATCCAGAAATATAGACTGGAGCCAAGTTTTGACCTGAATATTGGTCTTTCTCAAGCATCAAGTTCCTAA
- a CDS encoding GGDEF domain-containing protein has product MNKLSANIFGAPSDTAVAMRLIRGLTGNDAISREEWRNLYRHTVGSEYSAHQYLMKHLTGRHYSETDSIKLWNGILHHKIELTCALDRDPGFFVAALDYLSNKSPKNNGADYILVAEDVLIRCMEMSLLDGLTGLFNRNAAMKMMEKTIEGVRRKNGCFALLMMDVDDFSEINSEFGHIGGDEVLVQIAHIIGQSMRGMDIVGRYGGDEFLALLPDADSNVAIEVAERIRRAVESDVFKEKQVTISIGVAVFEANGVSMKEYIQVADEMLYKVKNNAKNSVLISSIYRNTPPLVK; this is encoded by the coding sequence ATGAATAAATTATCGGCCAATATCTTTGGAGCCCCTTCGGATACTGCGGTTGCAATGCGCCTGATTCGCGGACTTACAGGCAACGACGCCATTTCTCGGGAAGAGTGGCGTAATCTGTATCGCCACACAGTTGGATCTGAGTACTCGGCGCATCAATATCTCATGAAACATCTCACGGGGCGTCACTACTCGGAAACGGACTCGATTAAGCTTTGGAATGGCATTCTGCATCATAAAATTGAACTGACCTGCGCGCTCGATCGCGATCCTGGCTTTTTTGTCGCTGCGCTCGATTACCTTTCCAATAAATCCCCCAAAAATAATGGCGCTGACTATATTCTGGTGGCTGAAGATGTCTTGATTCGATGCATGGAAATGTCTCTTCTTGATGGTTTAACCGGACTGTTCAATCGTAATGCTGCGATGAAAATGATGGAGAAAACCATCGAAGGCGTCAGGCGAAAAAACGGGTGCTTCGCGCTGCTGATGATGGATGTGGATGACTTTAGCGAGATCAACAGCGAATTCGGGCATATTGGCGGCGACGAAGTCTTGGTTCAAATCGCCCATATTATCGGTCAAAGCATGCGGGGAATGGACATTGTCGGTCGATACGGCGGCGATGAATTTTTGGCGCTGTTACCTGATGCGGACTCCAATGTCGCCATTGAAGTGGCGGAACGGATAAGACGAGCCGTAGAGTCCGATGTTTTCAAGGAAAAGCAAGTAACGATTAGCATTGGCGTCGCGGTATTCGAAGCCAATGGCGTTTCCATGAAAGAATATATTCAAGTTGCTGACGAAATGCTTTATAAGGTGAAGAACAACGCCAAAAACAGCGTACTGATTTCATCCATATATAGAAATACGCCCCCTCTCGTTAAATAA
- a CDS encoding bifunctional diguanylate cyclase/phosphodiesterase — protein MDKLHQATKSSTLSKDSSIKLGSHAKPHFLLVAQAETATVASTPKKPAGVDSKSDAGALASALLRGDENDSSYPPNKPITVLLIEKCAADARRILDILHADSKYPFHIIWTHAPPASLKHKYSNTDVILLDASLLIHRGVKALAQLQGIAPRIPILIMCATPKEQQAAETLVKPEVRQRIDFFAKNHVDAYWLPRALMLLVARLAAENLLAKGEKRAQQILNSIGDAVLATDLQGNVIYLNKMAESLTGWSYKDALGQPSSMVLTLINDQPQSNAADPIRQVIENNCILRMAEDCILVRRDGVELFIDDSIAPIHDGDDIVSGAVIVFHDVSAERTMAKEMSHMAQHDALTGLPNRALLEERFSSAVNQAKRNAKQIAILFIDLDFFKLVNDSLGHGVGDQLLRSVAERLVACVRATDTVSRHGGDEFVILLSELDKPEDAAHVAEKLTAAFCAPHLINDHKLHVSLSIGISVYPDDGSEMAFIMQNADIAMYHAKKSGRNSYQFFRADMNARASKRLLLESKLRQALKEGEFILHYQPQVELISGEITGAEALIRWRDPGGGLIPPAQFIPIAEECGLIISIGRWVLNEACRQMKAWRDSGCRSTPISVNISALEFRNKGFLDSINDILAQYQLPAGLLKLELTESILMHDIKSSINVLDELKSIGVLLSIDDFGTGYSSLSYLQRLPIDTLKIDQSFVRDLTTEKDDATIVSAVIGMGKNLGQKVIAEGVETLEQLNILRSYLCDEGQGFQFSRPLSANDYARFLATNNGVLPLG, from the coding sequence ATGGATAAGCTACATCAGGCCACCAAATCGTCCACCTTATCAAAGGACTCTTCGATCAAACTTGGATCGCATGCCAAGCCCCACTTTTTACTGGTGGCGCAGGCAGAGACAGCGACTGTAGCGTCTACCCCCAAAAAGCCCGCCGGCGTCGACTCTAAAAGCGACGCCGGCGCACTGGCCAGCGCTCTGTTACGGGGAGACGAAAATGACTCTTCTTATCCTCCCAACAAACCCATTACCGTACTCTTAATAGAAAAATGCGCCGCCGATGCGCGGAGAATTCTGGATATTTTGCATGCCGACAGCAAATATCCTTTTCACATCATCTGGACCCATGCGCCCCCTGCTTCACTCAAACACAAATATTCAAATACGGATGTCATATTGCTGGACGCGTCTTTATTAATTCACCGAGGCGTTAAAGCGCTGGCGCAACTACAGGGGATAGCGCCCCGAATTCCTATCTTGATCATGTGTGCGACGCCAAAGGAGCAGCAGGCGGCGGAAACCCTGGTGAAGCCTGAAGTGCGTCAAAGGATTGACTTTTTCGCCAAGAATCACGTTGACGCCTACTGGCTGCCGCGAGCGTTAATGTTACTGGTTGCTCGTCTGGCCGCAGAAAACTTACTGGCCAAAGGGGAAAAGCGCGCCCAACAGATCTTAAACTCCATAGGGGACGCTGTGCTGGCGACAGACCTGCAAGGTAATGTGATTTACCTGAATAAGATGGCGGAGAGCCTGACAGGCTGGTCATACAAAGACGCTCTGGGCCAGCCCTCCTCCATGGTGCTCACATTAATCAACGACCAGCCTCAGTCGAATGCAGCCGATCCCATACGGCAGGTTATTGAGAACAATTGCATATTACGGATGGCGGAGGATTGCATCCTGGTTCGACGTGATGGCGTAGAGCTCTTTATTGATGACTCTATCGCACCAATTCACGATGGCGATGACATAGTATCCGGGGCGGTTATCGTGTTTCATGACGTTTCGGCGGAACGGACAATGGCCAAGGAAATGTCGCATATGGCGCAGCATGACGCCCTTACCGGGCTGCCCAACCGCGCGTTACTGGAGGAGCGCTTTTCCTCCGCCGTCAATCAGGCCAAACGCAACGCCAAGCAGATAGCCATACTGTTTATTGACCTGGACTTTTTCAAACTGGTCAATGATTCTCTGGGGCATGGCGTGGGCGACCAGCTGCTTCGCTCTGTTGCTGAGAGACTGGTGGCCTGCGTACGTGCGACAGACACAGTCAGCCGTCATGGCGGCGACGAGTTTGTCATACTGCTAAGCGAACTGGACAAACCGGAAGACGCCGCCCATGTCGCCGAGAAGTTGACAGCGGCGTTCTGCGCCCCTCATTTAATCAACGATCATAAACTCCACGTTAGTCTGAGTATCGGCATCAGCGTTTACCCAGATGATGGAAGCGAGATGGCGTTCATCATGCAGAATGCGGACATCGCCATGTATCACGCCAAAAAAAGCGGTCGTAATAGCTACCAGTTCTTCAGAGCCGACATGAATGCTCGCGCAAGCAAGCGACTGCTTCTGGAGAGCAAGCTCCGCCAGGCCTTAAAAGAGGGCGAGTTTATCTTGCACTATCAGCCCCAGGTAGAACTGATTTCCGGAGAAATTACTGGCGCAGAAGCGCTGATCCGCTGGCGCGACCCTGGCGGCGGGCTCATTCCACCGGCTCAGTTTATACCGATCGCAGAGGAGTGCGGACTCATCATTTCAATTGGACGCTGGGTGTTGAACGAAGCATGTCGTCAGATGAAGGCCTGGCGGGACTCGGGATGCCGCTCGACGCCGATTTCAGTGAATATCTCGGCGCTGGAGTTCAGAAACAAAGGCTTTCTGGATAGCATCAATGACATACTGGCGCAGTACCAGCTGCCCGCCGGATTGCTGAAGCTGGAGTTGACCGAAAGCATCCTCATGCATGACATAAAGTCATCCATTAATGTGTTAGACGAGCTAAAATCCATTGGCGTACTCCTCTCCATCGACGACTTCGGGACCGGTTATTCAAGCCTGAGTTATCTCCAGCGATTGCCAATTGACACGCTAAAAATAGATCAGTCTTTCGTACGCGATCTGACAACGGAAAAAGATGACGCCACCATTGTCAGCGCGGTCATTGGCATGGGGAAAAATCTTGGTCAGAAAGTCATTGCCGAGGGTGTGGAAACGCTTGAACAACTTAATATTCTACGCAGCTACCTCTGTGATGAAGGACAAGGCTTTCAATTCAGCCGGCCCCTGTCCGCGAACGATTACGCCAGATTCCTCGCAACCAATAACGGCGTTTTACCGTTGGGTTAG